A genomic segment from Desulfurobacterium indicum encodes:
- a CDS encoding metal ABC transporter substrate-binding protein yields MKKLLFIIAILSGMIIYGCNIEAGKPLIVSSLPVWKNVAEYLGGRDFNYYSILKGGESPHGYEMKPSDIAELKKAKLIIIHGLGMDNWILKGVEDKKKIFNIGKLLSKKYPFIKKPGYHIWTNPVLMEDVYFETANRLSQFYPKKKTYYEKRADDYAAMIEQLLSRVNNCISRLKNKKVIAFHPVWKPLFETIGVKCIGYIVDNPEEEPKPERIKELINKGKKEGVKVVIAEKGEPGTLVKEIASEIGAKVIVLNPIPDEDYVVALSNWCNKICNALKEVNGQ; encoded by the coding sequence ATGAAGAAACTGCTGTTTATAATCGCCATTTTAAGCGGAATGATCATCTATGGTTGCAACATTGAAGCCGGGAAGCCCCTTATAGTTTCAAGTCTGCCTGTATGGAAAAACGTTGCAGAATACTTAGGAGGCAGAGATTTTAATTACTATTCCATACTGAAAGGAGGCGAATCTCCCCACGGCTATGAAATGAAACCTTCTGACATTGCAGAGCTGAAGAAAGCAAAATTGATAATCATACACGGTCTTGGAATGGATAACTGGATACTCAAAGGAGTAGAAGACAAAAAAAAGATATTCAACATAGGAAAGTTGCTCTCTAAAAAGTACCCTTTTATAAAGAAACCTGGTTACCACATATGGACAAACCCTGTGCTAATGGAAGATGTCTATTTTGAAACCGCTAACAGGTTAAGCCAGTTCTACCCGAAAAAGAAAACCTATTACGAAAAAAGAGCGGACGACTATGCTGCCATGATAGAACAACTTTTATCAAGAGTTAACAACTGTATATCCCGACTTAAGAACAAAAAAGTAATCGCCTTTCACCCTGTTTGGAAACCACTATTTGAAACTATCGGAGTAAAATGCATCGGTTATATTGTTGACAATCCAGAAGAAGAACCAAAGCCTGAAAGAATCAAAGAGCTTATAAACAAAGGTAAAAAAGAAGGTGTAAAAGTTGTCATTGCCGAAAAGGGAGAACCGGGAACGCTTGTTAAAGAAATAGCCTCAGAAATCGGAGCGAAAGTTATCGTCCTTAATCCTATACCCGATGAAGACTATGTAGTTGCTCTAAGCAACTGGTGCAACAAAATATGTAACGCTCTCAAGGAGGTAAACGGACAATGA
- a CDS encoding ABC transporter ATP-binding protein, whose amino-acid sequence MEIRFENVHKYFGSVHANKGISLTVKAGTIHGIIGENGAGKSTLMKILAGFISKSSGKIFVDGKEVDFQSPAEATEAGIGMLYQEPCDFPAMTVLENFIAGVGKEWKLNEGKYKKLLEEKSKILGFSIDPDKPVGLLTVGERQQLEIVRLLAFGVKTLILDEPTTGISKEQKKILFEALKKLAVEGKSIIIISHKLKDIEAICDRVTVLRSGEVAGHMDAPFDREKLLTLMFGSKPPEIKTDKIEPGETLIKFDNVYAHGGRAGLKNCSFEAREKEIIGLAGLEGSGQEVFLRVAAGLTKPYRGKVKRNKKFFKRKFHKTIFLPASRLEEGLFPSLSLLEHYGIAFFKKYFIIPWTEVSKKGKALIKKFKIKGRLFDKAASLSGGNQQRLLISLIDPETKLLLLEQPTRGLDTESAIWVWEHFKEFTDKGATIIFSSPDLDEIFSVATRILVFLNGKVVLDKKKEETTPEEVAAAIAGNIKRSVRLER is encoded by the coding sequence GTGGAAATACGTTTTGAAAACGTTCATAAATATTTTGGTTCTGTTCACGCGAACAAAGGTATCTCGTTAACGGTAAAGGCAGGAACGATTCACGGAATAATAGGAGAAAACGGAGCCGGCAAAAGTACTCTCATGAAGATACTTGCCGGCTTCATTTCCAAGTCATCAGGTAAGATATTTGTTGACGGAAAAGAAGTCGACTTCCAGTCTCCAGCTGAAGCCACAGAAGCCGGTATCGGTATGCTTTATCAGGAACCCTGTGATTTTCCCGCAATGACCGTATTGGAAAACTTCATAGCCGGAGTTGGGAAAGAATGGAAACTCAACGAAGGAAAATACAAAAAACTTTTAGAGGAAAAGAGCAAAATTCTCGGATTTTCCATAGACCCGGACAAACCGGTGGGACTTTTAACCGTTGGCGAAAGACAACAACTTGAAATAGTAAGGCTTTTAGCCTTTGGCGTTAAAACGTTAATTCTTGACGAACCGACAACAGGTATATCCAAAGAACAAAAAAAAATACTATTTGAAGCACTCAAAAAATTAGCAGTGGAAGGAAAATCAATAATTATTATCTCCCACAAACTAAAAGATATAGAAGCTATATGTGACAGAGTTACAGTTTTAAGAAGCGGCGAAGTTGCAGGCCACATGGATGCTCCATTTGATAGAGAAAAACTTTTAACACTCATGTTCGGCAGTAAACCACCAGAAATAAAAACAGATAAAATAGAGCCCGGGGAAACACTCATAAAATTCGACAATGTTTATGCCCACGGAGGCAGAGCAGGTCTTAAAAACTGTTCTTTTGAAGCCAGAGAAAAAGAAATAATAGGGCTTGCAGGCCTTGAAGGTAGTGGTCAGGAAGTATTTTTAAGAGTAGCTGCCGGTCTAACAAAACCTTATCGCGGAAAGGTAAAAAGAAACAAAAAGTTTTTTAAAAGAAAATTTCATAAAACAATATTCCTGCCAGCTTCAAGACTTGAAGAAGGTCTGTTTCCCTCTTTGTCTCTTCTTGAACATTACGGAATAGCTTTCTTTAAAAAGTATTTCATAATCCCCTGGACAGAAGTAAGCAAAAAAGGGAAAGCACTTATTAAAAAATTCAAGATAAAAGGAAGATTGTTTGATAAAGCTGCATCACTATCAGGTGGAAATCAGCAAAGACTTCTAATATCTTTGATTGATCCAGAAACCAAACTGCTCCTTTTAGAACAACCAACACGCGGCCTTGATACGGAATCTGCAATATGGGTATGGGAGCACTTTAAAGAATTTACAGACAAAGGTGCTACAATCATTTTTAGCTCTCCCGATCTCGATGAAATATTTTCCGTAGCGACAAGAATTCTTGTATTTTTAAATGGAAAAGTTGTTCTTGATAAAAAGAAGGAAGAAACAACACCTGAAGAAGTGGCAGCAGCAATAGCAGGAAACATTAAAAGGAGTGTAAGACTTGAAAGATAA
- the carA gene encoding glutamine-hydrolyzing carbamoyl-phosphate synthase small subunit, with translation MLNRKSAILALEDGTYFEGINFGAEGEVSGEVVFTTSMTGYQEIVTDPSFKGQIVTMTCPLIGNVGANNEDVESDKPQAEGFVVKEISEIYSNWRAEFSFEDYLKKYGVVGIAEIDTRALVKRLRDVGTMRGVISTVDLNPESLVEKARSIPPMEGQNLVDVVTCKEPYEWSRGTWRLEEGYPEVKNFKYSVVVLDFGIRKNILRNLVDVGIKPVVVPAQTPPEDILKYNPDGIFLSCGPGDPAAVDYAIETIRYLIATFKKPIFGICLGHQLTALALGAKTYKLKFGHRGANQPVKNLKNGKVEITAQNHGFAVDDRTLPDELEVTHYSLNDKTVEGLKHKSKPLFTVQYHPESSPGPHDSRYLFREFAKLIADYRGI, from the coding sequence ATGTTAAATAGAAAGAGTGCAATTCTTGCTCTTGAAGATGGAACTTATTTTGAAGGTATTAATTTTGGCGCTGAAGGTGAGGTCTCCGGTGAAGTGGTTTTTACAACCAGTATGACAGGTTATCAGGAAATTGTAACGGATCCTTCATTCAAAGGTCAGATAGTTACAATGACCTGTCCTCTCATTGGAAATGTAGGTGCCAACAATGAAGATGTTGAATCGGATAAGCCACAGGCTGAAGGTTTTGTTGTTAAGGAGATTTCTGAGATTTATTCTAACTGGCGGGCAGAATTTTCATTTGAAGATTATCTCAAGAAATATGGTGTCGTTGGAATTGCGGAGATAGATACGAGAGCCTTGGTTAAAAGATTGAGAGATGTTGGTACGATGAGGGGTGTAATCTCAACAGTTGATCTGAATCCTGAATCGCTGGTAGAAAAGGCCAGAAGTATTCCCCCTATGGAAGGACAGAATCTTGTTGATGTTGTAACCTGCAAAGAACCTTACGAGTGGAGCCGGGGGACCTGGAGATTAGAAGAAGGTTATCCAGAAGTTAAAAACTTTAAATACAGCGTTGTAGTTCTTGATTTTGGTATCAGGAAAAATATTTTGAGGAATCTTGTTGATGTTGGTATAAAACCGGTTGTCGTTCCTGCTCAGACACCGCCTGAAGATATACTGAAATATAATCCAGATGGGATATTTCTATCATGCGGTCCCGGTGATCCGGCCGCTGTTGATTATGCAATAGAAACAATTCGTTATCTTATAGCAACTTTTAAAAAACCGATTTTTGGTATATGTCTTGGTCATCAGTTGACAGCTCTTGCTCTGGGTGCGAAAACCTATAAGCTGAAATTTGGCCATAGAGGTGCTAATCAACCTGTTAAGAACCTTAAAAATGGTAAAGTAGAGATAACAGCACAAAATCACGGTTTCGCCGTTGATGATAGGACGCTTCCTGATGAGCTTGAGGTAACACATTACAGTCTTAATGATAAAACTGTTGAAGGTTTGAAACATAAGTCAAAGCCACTTTTTACCGTTCAGTATCACCCGGAAAGTTCTCCAGGACCTCACGATTCAAGGTATCTTTTCCGTGAGTTTGCTAAACTGATAGCAGATTACAGGGGAATTTAA
- a CDS encoding DUF503 domain-containing protein, with the protein MVSIGYIEIKLYIPYSHSLKEKKMVIKRIKERIRNKFNVSVAEIDAHDKWQTSVIAVVTVSTSSSKADETLEKVVGFIEKLFPGIIESYHKGIM; encoded by the coding sequence ATGGTCTCAATAGGATATATCGAAATAAAACTTTACATCCCGTACAGCCACTCTCTAAAGGAAAAAAAAATGGTAATTAAACGTATCAAGGAAAGAATCAGAAACAAATTTAACGTATCAGTTGCAGAAATAGACGCTCATGACAAGTGGCAAACATCCGTCATAGCAGTAGTAACTGTATCCACATCTTCCAGTAAAGCTGACGAAACACTAGAAAAGGTTGTCGGATTTATAGAAAAACTATTTCCAGGAATTATTGAAAGCTATCACAAAGGAATAATGTAA
- the truD gene encoding tRNA pseudouridine(13) synthase TruD, whose product MKLYSHIKKAPEYFIVEELPRLEIASDGKYDVFLLQKRNTSTLEAVRIISKLLKIPLKTIGFAGLKDKYAVTTQYITLPSGTISEEEIQFVNNGRWQIGKERKNSFFKIKFLGRTNRPLSLGEIEGNKFTIKVRNFEKSMREKFYRNFQTIKLYGFPNYFGEQRFGSVKSRDDFVLRYLLKGNFEEALKVYFLGKEKINVITSWQNIYKILKPTLEEYEKDLLKGLIRGLPAEKAFRILPKNIRIMFNFAFQSYLFNRFLGEYIKQKYPHIQIPFINNWKLYFYTEVEDFEKLKGLKIPYIGYEFPPEDPLLRKIIRKIFKEEKIDPATFNTEIAGIKVMTDGERKAIVIPKNFKIISKTKKEVTLEFILPLGAYATILLRNLLAV is encoded by the coding sequence ATGAAGTTGTATTCACATATCAAAAAAGCACCTGAATATTTTATTGTTGAAGAGTTACCTCGCCTGGAAATTGCAAGTGACGGGAAATACGATGTATTTTTGCTCCAAAAAAGAAACACATCTACTCTGGAAGCAGTAAGAATAATATCGAAACTTCTAAAGATTCCATTGAAAACCATAGGCTTTGCCGGTCTTAAAGATAAATACGCGGTAACGACCCAATACATAACACTACCTTCCGGTACTATATCTGAAGAAGAAATACAATTTGTTAATAACGGTAGGTGGCAGATCGGAAAAGAAAGAAAAAACTCATTTTTTAAAATAAAATTCCTTGGAAGAACAAATCGTCCCTTATCTCTCGGGGAAATAGAAGGAAATAAATTCACTATAAAAGTTCGAAATTTTGAAAAATCAATGCGAGAAAAGTTTTACCGAAATTTTCAAACAATAAAGCTTTACGGATTTCCCAACTATTTCGGAGAACAGAGATTCGGAAGTGTTAAAAGCAGAGATGATTTTGTTCTAAGATATCTTTTGAAGGGAAATTTTGAAGAAGCTTTAAAAGTTTACTTCTTAGGAAAAGAGAAAATAAATGTTATTACCAGCTGGCAAAATATTTATAAAATTTTAAAACCAACCCTTGAGGAATATGAAAAAGATTTACTAAAAGGACTCATAAGAGGATTGCCGGCAGAAAAAGCCTTTAGAATACTTCCTAAAAACATACGCATAATGTTTAATTTCGCATTTCAAAGTTATTTGTTCAACCGTTTCCTTGGGGAATATATAAAACAGAAGTATCCGCATATTCAAATACCCTTTATCAACAACTGGAAACTATACTTTTATACTGAAGTCGAAGATTTCGAGAAATTAAAAGGCTTAAAAATTCCATACATAGGATATGAATTCCCACCCGAAGATCCATTGTTGAGGAAAATAATCAGAAAAATATTCAAAGAGGAAAAAATAGACCCTGCAACTTTCAATACAGAAATAGCAGGAATAAAAGTAATGACTGACGGAGAGAGAAAAGCTATCGTAATACCAAAAAACTTTAAGATAATTTCAAAAACTAAAAAAGAGGTAACACTTGAATTTATACTACCACTCGGTGCCTATGCCACAATACTTTTAAGAAATTTACTTGCAGTCTGA
- a CDS encoding ABC transporter permease, which produces MSAEFPVIAATVVGGAAPLVFAALGETITERGGIINLSLDGSILLSAMTGFAIAYKTGSVFLGFLSAGIIGALIAAVVASSTLFLRVSQVAVGFVLALMCRDLAYFLGNPYSRIQGPQLAYTPIPFLEKIPIIGKIFFQQNIMVYGSYILIFAVWFFLYKTRWGLMLRCAGENPEAAYIRGIPVEKLKFWFTVLGGFFVGIAGALYSLSVKPGWGRPQGAEGTGWIALAIVIFGGWEPIKVALGAYLFSFLQAMGIVLQDKFSSVPAQVFQVAPFPLMIFTLLFINYFNRKEIQEKALTNPVLKILSRILKANPPASLGKVFYRN; this is translated from the coding sequence ATGAGTGCTGAATTTCCGGTTATAGCAGCCACAGTAGTGGGAGGAGCCGCTCCGTTAGTATTTGCAGCTTTAGGTGAAACTATCACAGAAAGAGGCGGAATTATCAATCTATCTCTGGACGGCTCAATACTTTTATCGGCAATGACCGGATTCGCAATAGCCTACAAAACGGGAAGCGTATTTTTAGGATTTCTTTCCGCAGGCATAATAGGAGCATTAATAGCCGCTGTTGTAGCCTCATCTACACTTTTTCTACGTGTTTCTCAGGTAGCAGTCGGTTTCGTTCTGGCTTTAATGTGCAGAGATTTAGCATACTTTCTCGGAAATCCTTACAGCAGGATTCAAGGACCTCAACTTGCCTATACACCTATTCCATTTCTCGAAAAAATTCCCATAATAGGGAAAATTTTCTTTCAACAAAACATAATGGTATATGGAAGCTATATCCTGATATTCGCTGTATGGTTTTTCCTGTATAAAACCAGATGGGGATTAATGCTACGCTGTGCGGGAGAAAATCCAGAAGCAGCCTACATCAGAGGCATTCCGGTAGAAAAGTTAAAATTCTGGTTTACAGTTCTTGGTGGATTTTTTGTTGGAATTGCCGGAGCTTTATATTCTCTGTCCGTAAAACCAGGGTGGGGAAGGCCTCAAGGAGCAGAAGGTACGGGTTGGATAGCTCTGGCAATAGTTATATTCGGAGGATGGGAACCAATAAAAGTAGCTCTCGGTGCTTATCTTTTCAGTTTTCTTCAGGCAATGGGAATAGTTTTACAGGATAAATTTTCATCAGTCCCTGCTCAGGTATTCCAGGTAGCCCCCTTCCCGTTAATGATTTTCACGCTGCTCTTTATAAATTACTTTAACCGAAAAGAGATTCAGGAAAAAGCTCTTACAAATCCTGTGCTTAAAATACTTTCCAGAATTCTCAAAGCCAATCCTCCTGCCTCTCTGGGCAAAGTTTTTTACAGAAATTAA
- a CDS encoding anthranilate synthase component II, translating into MILMIDNYDSFTYNVVQYFGTLGADITVKRNDKTTLEEIEKLNPDAIVISPGPCTPKEAGISVEVIKNFAGKLPILGICLGHQSIGYAFGAEIVRAKKLMHGKASLIEHDGKYLFEGMKNPFSAIRYHSLVINRKTLPEEFEITAESKDDKEIMGIRHKNFPLFGVQFHPESILTEEGLKLIENFLKQI; encoded by the coding sequence ATGATTTTAATGATAGATAACTATGACTCTTTTACATACAATGTCGTTCAGTATTTTGGAACACTTGGTGCAGATATTACAGTTAAAAGAAATGATAAGACAACTCTTGAGGAAATTGAAAAATTAAACCCCGACGCGATTGTGATTTCACCGGGACCTTGCACACCTAAAGAAGCAGGCATATCCGTAGAAGTAATTAAAAATTTTGCCGGCAAATTGCCCATACTTGGTATTTGCCTCGGACATCAATCAATAGGTTATGCCTTCGGTGCTGAAATAGTAAGGGCTAAAAAGCTCATGCACGGAAAAGCCTCTCTAATAGAACATGACGGGAAATATCTGTTTGAAGGAATGAAAAATCCGTTTTCAGCAATAAGATACCATTCCCTTGTAATAAACAGAAAAACTTTACCAGAAGAATTTGAAATAACTGCAGAAAGCAAAGACGACAAAGAGATAATGGGCATAAGGCATAAAAATTTTCCTTTATTTGGTGTCCAGTTTCATCCCGAATCCATACTTACAGAAGAAGGATTGAAACTAATAGAAAACTTCTTAAAACAAATTTAA
- a CDS encoding ABC transporter permease → MKDKVLKPITRWFIVIGSVFVIITLLLYAIKVNPFEVYKLLIEGSLGSKYRIARVLNVWIPLVLCSCGLLYTFSLGLWNIGIEGQIMLGAIGATAAFKWFYPSFPSLYVMVLGFLFAIIAGGLWALFAGILKTKGGVNEIFAGLGLNFVAQGLILWLIFGPWKRPGIASMSGTEPFNRHLWLSTLKGFRVSPVALAIAVSVFIATVFIFKYTKWGLFFKAIGDNPTAGTLFGISVNKYSLFAMFLAGACAGIAGFFQTAGVYHRLIPAISSNYGYLALLIVMLANFSYWPVPFIAFFFACLNVGSIQLPMVLNIDSSLSGIIQGLSVLVFLCVYNFQKLKENSLE, encoded by the coding sequence TTGAAAGATAAAGTTTTAAAACCAATTACAAGATGGTTTATAGTCATCGGCTCCGTATTTGTGATAATCACTCTGCTTCTTTATGCAATAAAAGTTAATCCGTTTGAAGTTTACAAACTGCTGATAGAAGGTTCTTTAGGGTCCAAATACAGAATCGCAAGAGTATTAAATGTCTGGATTCCCCTTGTCCTCTGCTCTTGTGGATTACTTTACACCTTTTCTCTCGGATTGTGGAACATTGGAATAGAAGGTCAAATAATGTTAGGAGCAATAGGTGCAACTGCTGCTTTTAAATGGTTTTACCCGTCCTTTCCTTCTCTATACGTAATGGTTTTAGGTTTTCTCTTCGCAATAATTGCAGGAGGATTATGGGCACTTTTTGCAGGTATTTTAAAAACAAAAGGTGGTGTAAACGAAATTTTTGCCGGTCTGGGACTTAACTTCGTTGCTCAAGGATTAATCCTATGGTTAATATTCGGACCATGGAAGCGACCGGGAATTGCGTCAATGAGTGGAACTGAACCTTTTAACAGACATTTATGGCTATCCACACTGAAAGGATTTAGAGTATCCCCTGTAGCTCTTGCCATTGCAGTATCTGTTTTTATAGCAACCGTTTTCATTTTTAAATATACAAAGTGGGGACTGTTTTTCAAAGCCATAGGAGACAATCCAACAGCTGGAACTCTTTTTGGCATCTCTGTTAACAAATACAGCCTTTTTGCCATGTTTCTTGCCGGTGCGTGTGCAGGAATAGCAGGATTTTTCCAGACAGCCGGTGTTTATCATAGACTAATTCCTGCCATATCCAGCAACTACGGTTATCTGGCTTTACTTATTGTAATGCTTGCGAATTTCAGTTATTGGCCAGTTCCTTTTATTGCATTCTTTTTCGCATGTTTAAATGTTGGAAGTATTCAGCTTCCCATGGTTTTAAATATCGATTCTTCTCTTAGTGGAATTATCCAGGGACTTTCCGTCCTTGTTTTCTTATGCGTTTACAACTTTCAAAAATTAAAGGAGAACTCGTTAGAATGA
- a CDS encoding 4Fe-4S dicluster domain-containing protein, translating into MKDVLGREIKDLSEELWWTVKRKEIEWYPTINYEKCIGCGICFITCGGKKVFDWDIEKNRPIVARPFNCMVGCTTCKTLCPVDAILFPDKTFIRKLIKELNILQKAKERIEKAVSAQNG; encoded by the coding sequence ATGAAAGACGTGCTTGGAAGAGAAATCAAAGACTTATCTGAAGAATTATGGTGGACAGTAAAAAGAAAAGAGATAGAATGGTATCCTACAATAAATTACGAAAAGTGCATCGGTTGCGGAATATGTTTTATAACATGCGGAGGGAAAAAAGTTTTTGACTGGGATATCGAAAAAAACAGACCCATAGTTGCCAGACCTTTCAACTGCATGGTAGGCTGCACAACATGCAAAACGCTATGCCCCGTAGATGCAATTTTATTCCCTGATAAAACCTTCATAAGAAAACTCATAAAAGAGCTCAATATTCTGCAAAAAGCAAAAGAAAGAATAGAAAAAGCCGTATCAGCACAAAATGGCTAA
- a CDS encoding BMP family lipoprotein → MKKLLNTFFLLAFSLFFVTSAQAKDFIFGVLLVGPYNDHGWSQAHYEAAKEVEKELKGVKMIYIDKVNPADRPGITIPELVDDLIDKGAKLIIANSDDMKDGIKEAALEHPDIYFVHISGDDALTGKAPKNLSNLMGKMIYGKMMAGFVAAMTTKTGKIGYLGPLINDETRRLAVSAYLGARYAWVNVLHKNPSKLHFRVNWIGFWFNIPGVTADPTQVSQNFFDNGYDVVISGIDTTEALVVAGQLRKQGKKVWAIPYDYKGACSIAPDACLGVPYFNWKPGYKHFVEMAKSGHWKQEWLWMEPYWKNINDPDRSAVGFIPGPAMKPEVKRALNNFIKGLASGKIQLFKGPLYYQDGSIFLKPGQVASEKQIWYMKQLLKGMEGQSASK, encoded by the coding sequence ATGAAAAAACTTTTAAACACCTTTTTTCTACTTGCTTTTTCCCTCTTCTTCGTAACTTCAGCACAGGCCAAAGATTTCATATTCGGTGTTCTCCTGGTTGGCCCATATAATGACCACGGATGGAGTCAGGCTCACTACGAAGCTGCGAAAGAGGTGGAAAAGGAACTCAAAGGCGTAAAAATGATTTACATCGATAAAGTAAACCCTGCCGACCGTCCGGGAATTACAATCCCGGAACTTGTTGACGACCTCATAGACAAAGGAGCAAAACTTATCATTGCAAACTCTGACGATATGAAAGATGGCATCAAAGAAGCAGCTTTAGAACATCCTGACATCTACTTTGTTCACATTTCAGGAGACGATGCACTAACTGGAAAAGCACCTAAAAATCTTTCCAACCTCATGGGGAAAATGATCTACGGAAAGATGATGGCCGGATTTGTGGCTGCTATGACAACAAAAACAGGAAAAATTGGATATCTCGGTCCTCTTATCAACGATGAAACGAGAAGGCTTGCAGTTTCTGCATACCTTGGTGCAAGATATGCATGGGTAAATGTACTCCACAAAAATCCTTCAAAACTTCATTTCAGAGTAAACTGGATAGGTTTCTGGTTCAATATTCCAGGCGTAACAGCAGATCCAACACAGGTAAGTCAGAATTTCTTTGATAACGGTTATGATGTTGTTATTTCAGGTATAGATACTACAGAAGCTTTAGTAGTAGCAGGACAACTAAGAAAGCAAGGTAAAAAGGTATGGGCAATTCCTTACGATTATAAAGGCGCATGTTCAATAGCTCCGGATGCATGTCTTGGTGTTCCTTACTTTAACTGGAAACCTGGTTACAAGCATTTTGTAGAAATGGCAAAAAGCGGTCACTGGAAACAGGAATGGCTCTGGATGGAACCTTACTGGAAAAACATAAATGATCCTGACAGAAGTGCCGTAGGATTTATTCCAGGCCCCGCAATGAAACCTGAAGTAAAAAGAGCTTTAAATAACTTTATAAAAGGCCTCGCTTCAGGTAAAATACAACTTTTCAAAGGACCACTTTACTATCAGGACGGAAGCATATTCCTCAAACCTGGACAGGTGGCTTCAGAAAAGCAGATATGGTATATGAAACAACTGCTTAAAGGTATGGAAGGACAGAGCGCCTCAAAATAA